From the genome of Methanobrevibacter smithii ATCC 35061, one region includes:
- a CDS encoding DUF2264 domain-containing protein produces the protein MYNKILFMNNSFFGRFKKNDNQVIEEQPPVWEDRIFWVETLQKIAFPVLNNLKKESLKKNMSIESFSSESNKFAHLGAFSNVFNGIAPWLELGPDESEEGKIREKYIVLTLKAISNAVNPNSKDYILFTEPKQSLMSMALFAQGLLRSKTQIWNNLPMDVQARVIYELKNTRIIAPFENHWLLFTSMIEATLLEFTGECDRERLTYSIRKFRDEWYLGDAIYADGPEFDVNYYNSIFIHPMLNDILKVMRKYGINEGELLDVQLMRSSRYASQLERIISPEGTYPLLGKSMAYRTGIFHLLAQAALFKILPRNMETSQVRSALTKVLRTQFGGHQNFDNKGWLTIGLNGCQAEIAEKDINTGSLYGCCAIFLPLGLSFNDSFWVGPFEEWTTLKAWNGNPVEPDQSIDF, from the coding sequence ATGTATAATAAAATACTGTTCATGAATAACTCATTCTTTGGACGATTTAAAAAAAATGATAATCAGGTTATTGAAGAACAACCTCCAGTTTGGGAGGATAGGATTTTTTGGGTAGAAACCTTGCAAAAGATTGCATTTCCAGTATTAAACAATCTTAAAAAGGAGTCTCTTAAGAAAAACATGTCTATTGAATCATTTAGCTCTGAAAGCAATAAATTTGCTCATCTTGGGGCATTTTCAAATGTTTTTAATGGAATTGCGCCGTGGTTAGAATTGGGACCTGATGAATCTGAAGAAGGTAAAATTCGTGAAAAGTATATTGTATTAACTTTAAAAGCTATTAGTAATGCAGTAAATCCAAATAGTAAAGATTATATTCTTTTTACAGAGCCTAAACAATCTTTAATGAGCATGGCTTTATTTGCTCAAGGTTTACTTAGGTCCAAAACTCAAATATGGAATAATTTACCAATGGATGTTCAAGCTAGAGTTATTTACGAACTTAAAAATACAAGGATAATTGCACCATTTGAAAATCACTGGCTGCTATTTACTTCCATGATTGAAGCTACTCTTTTAGAATTTACTGGTGAATGTGATAGGGAACGTTTAACTTATAGTATTCGTAAATTTAGAGATGAATGGTATCTTGGAGATGCAATTTATGCAGACGGTCCTGAATTTGATGTAAATTACTATAACAGTATTTTTATTCATCCTATGCTTAATGATATTTTAAAAGTAATGAGAAAATATGGTATTAACGAAGGAGAGTTATTGGATGTTCAATTAATGAGATCCAGCAGATATGCATCTCAATTAGAACGTATAATTTCTCCAGAAGGTACATACCCTCTTTTAGGAAAATCAATGGCTTATCGTACAGGAATTTTCCATTTATTAGCTCAAGCAGCATTATTTAAAATATTGCCAAGAAATATGGAAACATCACAGGTTAGGTCAGCTTTAACTAAAGTGTTAAGAACTCAATTTGGAGGCCATCAAAACTTTGATAATAAGGGATGGTTAACTATTGGATTAAATGGCTGCCAAGCTGAAATTGCTGAAAAGGATATCAATACAGGCAGTCTTTATGGATGTTGTGCAATATTTTTACCTTTAGGTTTATCTTTCAATGATTCATTTTGGGTAGGTCCTTTTGAAGAATGGACTACTTTAAAAGCTTGGAATGGTAATCCAGTAGAACCTGATCAATCAATTGATTTCTAA
- a CDS encoding nucleotide sugar dehydrogenase, with the protein MKICIIGQGYIGLPTAALFTKNHCEVVGVDVNEKVVETLNQGKIHIEEPGIGEIIKKAVEKGVYSASTTPVKADAFIITVPTPYIAENYTCDLSYVISACESILPYLEKGNTVIVESTIAPMSMDDYVKPIFEKAGYTIGKDLYLAHCPERVLPGKIMYELVHNDRIVGGITPECSIKASEVYGQFVEGALMKTEAKTAELSKCMENTFRDVNIALANELTKICTKIGVNALDVIEMANKHPRVNLHSPGPGVGGHCLAIDPYFIYSKAPEYAKIIKLARDTNNSMPEFVYENVKKITPNGKIAVLGVAYKGNTGDDRESPAYEIIAKLKEDNYEISICDPHVANEEYVDLKQATKDANLILILCDHDEFKDLDYDLIKENMEKAIIFDTKNIIKEVPEDIKLYNYGNLFSL; encoded by the coding sequence ATGAAAATTTGTATTATTGGACAAGGCTACATCGGATTGCCAACAGCTGCACTTTTTACAAAAAATCACTGTGAAGTTGTTGGAGTAGATGTTAATGAAAAGGTTGTTGAAACTTTAAATCAGGGAAAAATTCATATTGAAGAACCTGGAATTGGTGAAATAATTAAAAAAGCTGTTGAAAAAGGCGTATATTCTGCTTCAACAACACCTGTAAAAGCTGATGCATTTATAATAACTGTGCCAACACCATACATTGCTGAAAATTACACATGTGATTTAAGTTATGTTATCAGTGCATGTGAATCCATACTTCCTTATTTGGAAAAAGGAAATACTGTAATTGTTGAATCTACAATAGCTCCAATGTCTATGGATGATTATGTTAAACCTATTTTTGAAAAAGCCGGTTACACAATAGGAAAAGACTTATACCTTGCCCATTGCCCTGAGAGAGTCCTTCCAGGAAAAATCATGTATGAATTAGTACATAATGATCGTATTGTAGGTGGAATAACCCCTGAATGCTCAATTAAAGCCAGTGAAGTTTATGGTCAGTTTGTTGAAGGTGCATTAATGAAAACAGAAGCAAAAACTGCAGAATTATCCAAATGTATGGAAAATACTTTTAGAGACGTTAACATTGCACTAGCTAATGAACTTACAAAAATATGTACTAAAATAGGAGTAAATGCATTGGATGTAATTGAAATGGCAAATAAACATCCAAGAGTAAACCTGCACTCACCAGGACCTGGAGTTGGAGGACACTGCCTAGCTATTGACCCTTATTTCATTTATTCAAAAGCACCGGAATATGCAAAAATAATAAAACTAGCCAGAGACACCAACAACTCAATGCCCGAATTTGTATATGAAAATGTTAAAAAAATAACACCAAATGGCAAAATAGCAGTTTTAGGAGTTGCATATAAAGGAAACACTGGTGATGACAGGGAAAGTCCGGCATATGAGATAATAGCTAAATTAAAAGAAGACAACTATGAAATAAGCATCTGTGATCCCCATGTAGCCAATGAAGAATATGTTGATTTAAAGCAGGCTACCAAAGATGCAAACCTTATTTTAATATTATGTGACCATGATGAGTTTAAAGACCTTGATTACGATTTAATCAAAGAAAACATGGAAAAAGCAATTATATTCGACACTAAAAATATAATAAAAGAAGTACCTGAAGACATTAAGCTTTACAATTATGGAAATTTATTTAGTCTTTAA
- the rfbD gene encoding dTDP-4-dehydrorhamnose reductase: MKVLITGSNGMLGHDLTDVLNDKHELILTTSKTLDITDKEHTVEFIKENKPDIVINSAAYTNVDGCEENQKLAFSVNGEGVRNLAIGCREADCPLVHISTDYVFNGKNDTPWVEDDEIGPISVYGKSKLEGEEAIQEILDKFFIVRTAWLYGINGGNFPKTMLELAKTHDELTVVYDEVGTPTYTLDLAEAIGKLIETDYYGIYHITNSGSCSWCEFAKYIFEVAEVDVKVTPVTASEFARPAPRPSYSVLNNKRWVDNGFEPLRSYKEAIKDYLFCLKK, from the coding sequence ATGAAAGTTTTAATTACAGGATCTAATGGGATGTTAGGTCATGATTTGACAGATGTTTTAAATGACAAACATGAACTTATACTTACAACATCTAAAACATTGGACATTACTGATAAAGAGCATACAGTTGAATTTATAAAAGAAAATAAACCTGATATAGTTATAAATTCTGCAGCATACACCAATGTTGACGGATGTGAAGAAAACCAGAAACTGGCTTTCAGTGTAAATGGGGAAGGTGTAAGGAATTTGGCTATTGGATGCAGGGAAGCTGACTGTCCATTAGTCCATATCAGTACAGATTATGTTTTCAATGGCAAAAATGACACTCCATGGGTTGAAGATGATGAAATTGGTCCTATAAGTGTTTATGGAAAAAGTAAACTTGAAGGTGAAGAGGCTATTCAGGAAATACTCGATAAATTTTTTATTGTTCGTACAGCATGGTTATATGGAATTAATGGAGGCAATTTCCCAAAAACAATGCTGGAACTGGCTAAAACACATGATGAATTAACAGTAGTTTATGATGAAGTAGGAACTCCGACATACACTCTGGATTTAGCAGAAGCCATTGGAAAATTAATAGAAACTGATTATTATGGTATTTATCATATTACAAACTCCGGAAGCTGTTCATGGTGTGAATTTGCAAAATATATCTTTGAAGTAGCAGAAGTGGATGTAAAAGTCACTCCGGTAACAGCTAGTGAATTTGCAAGACCTGCACCAAGACCTAGCTATTCAGTTTTAAATAATAAAAGATGGGTCGATAATGGTTTTGAACCTTTAAGAAGCTATAAAGAAGCTATTAAAGATTATCTGTTTTGTTTAAAAAAATAA
- a CDS encoding Ig-like domain repeat protein has product MKNRKIILILILGLFFIALSNVNAEDNSTVTLNHSNTEDIGISEADSTIDTDESNQNSADIVKIKDYNQKYTSIDNTNKVGENVYIGSKYPSIENTITVNDTSEFNKTGNITVNIHVTGKFTMGEKEFNKTYLIIYENNTIISQKTLNELNLPPYQHFTTPGNYTFDISFPYHVQDKSRLQVYIFGIFSNTIVFEKLNKIQLTNLTNNNIIIDNKIKSNNNWTNSINSIKKALDLVENEGTIYLSNLNIIHDQNENILINKSVTIIGNNVTFNGFEKESLFNITNNAKVTFVNLTITNTTSYSINTEGKVNLINCTFKNILGRAINNTGILELLNITFTTDSIYQHPKITNLKSNLNNSLIYNKGLLKIENCTFKQISLQNQIITNKNNITWDSIIYNAENANLTINNSKFTNIENRVIKNNGRLIIVNSSFENKTKIHINIIINDTYQELSNNYIYQTYREKAIKTINGSIIYNSNLLTIENSSFKNITDIINNIDYIGIKPAPTDFFGTTGWFGSNGGAIYNTGTFQIKSSSFNNVKSKTGGAIYNIGFGTIENSTFNHINSTSGTGGTIYNTGQLIITTTTISNSKSSSNGGAIYSEGNLNISNTSISLSAGYHGGAIYNTGNIYLWNSLINKTKSTYNGNAIQNSGNMHLNNTIISNINGYNSIYNDESGTGIIINSIIKNNKIYSKNGYNTKVYYGSIENLGTLTINRTIFNNNSYGDNNFYYLTGAFNIYNKGTINAFYNMFINTKHLQATSPAPYIIPKDPYAFLFNEGTINMDYNYFCTNDNPYPKDSNSEIDNYFIFTFKPEYGSLQIGDTIQLKVDLKLANGKLFTDYNLLPEMNVTFTTIIDGKEVNITKPLINGTASLDYNYTSQKGQYKVYTNLGGHTEEIILDVGKEDSKIDVDFNNNIIYGEDAIFKIKVNGNYTHIPTGNVTVIINDKKYSINLVNGSTNLKVSDLTPGNYTIKIIYEGDSDYAKVFYYCNYTVNKHPTTLNITAPEVKIGQNGELIINLEPKGSQTQGYLYINGELKQIIYIYAGKTTIPLKNFAVGEYNLTVVLWDSKYYESSNASTIFKVSKFNTNLTINVDDVKAGEDATATITVNPSNLRGEAILCVNGINTTIFLKSEVTNITLHNLTSGSYNVTVYYPGDSKYAPSTATTTFKVLKDSCNLTVNITYNNDLTGIINVKTNPNTCTGEVGVYINKEFYKLTLTNGTAVFNVNFTKGSNYIYVLYLGDKQFESASWNTTINITSIDFILTGENLTIKEQDNSIYHFNLTDKQGNPYTYTKVEINIDNKNYTVMTNSKGLGYLNLNLKAGEYILKATFNGITAKNKIIVKPADLNIDIKDILAGETEVITVKLPANATGTILFVIDGKTYNKTLKNGTASVEIANLTLGKHTLKVIYSGDSNYTNNTKEVEFNIKNSLSTITINTIKDSIYGESITITANITSGANGNVTFTIDHDSKTVEIVNGVAKVTFNKVNAGNKTVKATYNGNNIYQGSSDTKEFKIAKAPSNINIITSEIIEGQNIRIYAVVNDDATGNVTFRILGLYSPRNKTISNGNASWLISPLTSGSYTINAYYNGDNNYLSSNTTKILVINQTRSILKVNVEIGENEIIFSATLKTEDGRPITGNVTLELNKEFYKIVITDGVGFRSFDKLPEGKYTYSATYKGTDKISRATDNGTFEIKSVEYNVILNAPDVKMTYHDGTRFIATLTDKQGNPIRDAAIEITINGKTYTKTTDEKGVVSLGLSLDSGIYTVTVNFKGLLNYTPITRQAKVTIEPTVKGLDVVKMFRNNTQYYAIFTDSQGNPLKNKDIQFNINGVFYTKTTNDKGIAMMGINLNPGKYVITAINLVTGEQSGNNITVKSLIVQNDLTKYYLNASRFQTTIYNKDGSLAANKEVTFNINGVFYHKKTDENGIASMGISLRPGEYIITTMVDGLSIGNKVNVLPTLITKNLNMKYLDGSSFTAQTLDGQGKPIANQNVSFNVNGVFYHKLTDNNGIAKLGIRLMAGEYIITSYWNDFQTGNTIKIE; this is encoded by the coding sequence GTGAAAAATAGAAAAATAATTTTAATATTGATTCTGGGATTATTTTTTATAGCATTAAGCAATGTTAATGCTGAGGATAATTCAACTGTCACTTTAAACCATTCTAACACAGAAGATATTGGAATTAGTGAAGCTGACAGTACAATAGATACTGATGAATCAAATCAAAATAGTGCAGATATTGTTAAAATAAAAGATTATAACCAAAAATATACATCCATTGACAACACAAACAAAGTTGGAGAAAATGTATATATTGGTTCAAAATATCCAAGTATTGAAAATACAATAACCGTTAATGACACAAGTGAGTTTAATAAAACTGGAAATATAACTGTAAATATTCATGTAACTGGAAAGTTCACCATGGGAGAAAAAGAATTTAACAAAACTTATTTAATAATTTATGAGAATAACACAATAATAAGCCAGAAAACCCTAAACGAATTAAATTTACCACCATACCAACACTTTACAACCCCTGGAAATTACACATTTGACATAAGTTTTCCGTACCATGTACAAGATAAAAGTAGATTACAAGTCTATATTTTTGGAATATTTTCTAATACAATTGTTTTTGAAAAATTAAACAAAATACAACTAACAAACCTAACAAATAACAATATAATTATTGATAATAAAATTAAATCCAATAATAATTGGACAAATTCCATAAACTCCATTAAAAAAGCATTAGATTTAGTTGAAAATGAAGGAACAATCTATTTATCTAATTTAAATATAATTCATGACCAAAATGAAAATATTTTAATAAATAAATCCGTTACAATAATTGGAAATAATGTTACATTTAATGGATTTGAAAAAGAAAGCCTCTTTAATATAACAAATAATGCAAAAGTGACTTTTGTAAATTTGACAATTACAAATACCACAAGTTACAGTATAAATACTGAAGGAAAAGTTAATTTAATAAATTGCACATTTAAAAACATTCTCGGAAGAGCTATTAACAATACAGGAATTTTAGAATTACTTAACATAACATTTACCACAGATTCAATTTATCAACACCCTAAAATAACTAATTTAAAAAGCAATTTAAATAACTCTTTAATCTACAACAAGGGACTTTTAAAAATAGAAAATTGTACTTTTAAGCAGATTTCCCTTCAAAACCAAATAATAACAAATAAAAATAACATAACATGGGACAGCATAATCTACAACGCAGAAAATGCAAATTTAACCATCAACAATTCAAAATTTACCAACATTGAAAATAGAGTTATTAAGAATAATGGAAGACTGATTATTGTTAATTCTTCTTTTGAAAATAAAACTAAAATTCATATTAATATAATTATCAATGATACTTATCAAGAATTATCAAATAATTACATATATCAAACATATCGAGAAAAAGCTATTAAAACTATAAATGGATCAATAATATACAATTCTAATTTATTAACAATTGAAAACTCAAGTTTTAAAAACATTACAGACATTATTAACAATATAGATTATATAGGCATTAAACCAGCTCCTACAGACTTTTTTGGAACAACAGGATGGTTTGGAAGTAATGGTGGTGCAATATATAATACTGGAACTTTTCAAATTAAATCTAGCTCATTTAATAATGTAAAAAGCAAAACTGGAGGTGCAATATACAATATAGGTTTTGGAACAATTGAAAATTCAACATTTAACCACATAAATTCAACATCTGGAACTGGAGGAACAATATACAACACAGGTCAATTAATTATAACCACCACCACCATCTCTAATTCCAAATCTTCAAGTAATGGCGGTGCAATATATAGTGAAGGAAATTTAAATATAAGTAATACTTCTATAAGTTTATCAGCAGGATACCATGGAGGTGCAATATATAATACTGGGAACATTTACCTATGGAATTCCTTGATAAATAAAACTAAATCCACATATAATGGAAATGCCATACAAAATTCTGGAAACATGCATTTAAATAATACAATAATATCTAATATAAATGGATATAATTCAATATATAATGATGAATCAGGAACAGGAATAATAATTAATTCAATAATTAAAAATAACAAAATTTACTCAAAAAACGGTTATAATACCAAAGTTTATTATGGGTCAATTGAAAATTTAGGTACTCTCACAATTAACAGAACTATATTTAACAATAATAGTTATGGAGATAATAATTTTTATTATCTTACAGGTGCATTTAATATCTATAATAAAGGTACTATAAATGCATTTTATAACATGTTTATTAATACAAAACACCTACAAGCAACCAGTCCCGCCCCCTACATAATACCAAAAGATCCATATGCATTCCTATTTAATGAAGGCACTATAAATATGGATTACAACTATTTTTGTACAAATGATAATCCTTATCCAAAAGATTCAAACTCTGAAATAGATAATTATTTTATATTCACATTTAAACCAGAATATGGATCTTTACAAATTGGAGATACTATTCAACTTAAAGTAGATTTAAAACTAGCTAATGGAAAACTATTTACAGATTATAACTTACTTCCTGAAATGAATGTTACATTTACAACTATAATTGATGGAAAAGAAGTAAATATAACTAAACCTTTAATAAATGGAACCGCCTCATTAGACTATAATTACACCTCTCAAAAAGGCCAATACAAAGTTTATACTAATTTAGGAGGACACACAGAAGAAATAATCCTTGATGTTGGAAAAGAAGATTCTAAAATAGATGTGGATTTCAATAACAACATTATCTACGGTGAAGATGCAATATTTAAAATTAAAGTAAACGGAAACTACACACACATCCCAACTGGAAATGTAACAGTCATTATTAACGATAAAAAATATTCCATAAACCTAGTAAATGGGTCAACTAATTTAAAAGTTTCTGATTTAACACCTGGAAATTACACTATTAAAATAATTTACGAAGGTGACTCAGATTATGCTAAAGTCTTCTATTACTGCAATTATACTGTAAATAAACATCCAACTACATTAAATATTACTGCACCTGAAGTTAAAATCGGGCAAAACGGAGAACTAATTATAAATCTTGAACCTAAAGGTTCCCAAACACAAGGTTACCTGTACATCAATGGAGAACTTAAACAAATAATTTATATTTATGCCGGAAAAACTACAATTCCACTTAAAAACTTTGCTGTTGGAGAATATAACCTTACAGTAGTTTTATGGGATTCAAAATACTATGAAAGCAGCAATGCAAGTACAATTTTTAAAGTAAGTAAATTTAACACTAATTTAACAATAAATGTAGATGATGTTAAAGCTGGAGAAGATGCAACAGCTACAATAACTGTAAATCCAAGCAATCTTCGCGGAGAAGCTATACTCTGTGTAAATGGCATAAATACTACAATATTTTTAAAATCAGAAGTAACAAACATCACACTACACAATTTAACTAGCGGAAGTTATAATGTAACTGTTTATTATCCCGGAGACTCCAAATACGCCCCATCAACTGCAACAACAACATTTAAAGTTCTAAAAGATTCATGCAATCTAACTGTAAATATTACATATAACAATGATTTAACCGGAATCATCAATGTAAAAACTAATCCCAACACCTGTACCGGCGAAGTTGGAGTTTATATCAATAAAGAATTCTATAAATTAACTCTCACAAACGGAACAGCTGTATTTAATGTTAATTTCACAAAAGGAAGCAATTACATTTATGTTTTATACCTTGGAGATAAACAGTTTGAATCTGCAAGCTGGAATACCACAATAAACATAACAAGCATTGATTTTATATTAACTGGTGAAAATTTAACAATCAAAGAGCAGGATAACTCAATATATCACTTTAATTTAACAGACAAACAAGGAAATCCTTACACCTATACAAAAGTTGAAATAAACATAGATAACAAAAATTACACAGTAATGACAAATTCTAAAGGTTTAGGTTATCTTAATTTAAATTTAAAAGCAGGAGAATATATCCTTAAAGCAACATTCAATGGAATTACAGCCAAAAACAAAATTATTGTAAAACCAGCAGATTTAAATATTGACATTAAAGACATTTTAGCCGGAGAAACTGAAGTAATTACTGTTAAATTACCTGCCAATGCAACAGGAACTATATTATTTGTTATAGATGGTAAAACTTACAATAAAACATTGAAAAATGGAACTGCAAGTGTTGAAATAGCTAATTTAACCTTAGGAAAACATACATTAAAAGTAATTTACTCAGGAGATTCCAACTATACCAATAACACAAAAGAAGTTGAATTCAATATTAAAAACTCATTATCCACCATTACAATCAATACAATTAAAGACAGCATCTATGGAGAATCCATTACTATAACAGCCAACATTACAAGCGGTGCAAATGGAAACGTTACTTTTACTATTGACCATGACTCAAAAACTGTTGAAATAGTAAACGGAGTAGCCAAAGTTACATTCAATAAAGTCAATGCAGGAAATAAAACTGTTAAAGCAACCTACAACGGAAACAATATTTACCAAGGCTCCTCTGACACCAAAGAATTTAAAATAGCTAAAGCACCTTCAAATATAAACATTATAACTTCAGAAATCATAGAAGGCCAAAATATTAGAATATATGCAGTAGTAAATGATGATGCTACAGGTAATGTTACATTTAGAATTTTAGGATTATATTCACCAAGAAATAAAACCATCAGCAACGGTAATGCATCATGGTTAATTTCACCATTAACAAGTGGATCATACACCATAAATGCATATTATAATGGAGATAATAATTATTTAAGTTCCAATACAACTAAAATACTTGTAATCAATCAAACAAGAAGTATATTGAAAGTTAATGTTGAAATAGGTGAAAATGAAATAATATTTAGTGCAACTCTTAAAACAGAAGATGGAAGACCAATTACAGGTAATGTAACTTTAGAGCTTAATAAAGAGTTCTATAAAATAGTAATAACTGATGGTGTTGGTTTTAGAAGCTTTGATAAACTTCCAGAGGGCAAATACACATATTCTGCAACATATAAAGGAACTGATAAAATTTCTCGAGCTACTGACAACGGAACTTTTGAAATCAAATCTGTTGAATATAATGTTATTTTAAATGCTCCTGATGTTAAAATGACTTATCATGACGGCACAAGATTCATAGCTACTTTAACTGATAAACAGGGAAATCCTATAAGAGATGCTGCAATTGAAATAACAATTAACGGAAAAACCTATACTAAAACAACAGATGAAAAAGGTGTTGTAAGTTTAGGATTGAGCTTGGACAGTGGAATATACACAGTAACTGTTAACTTTAAAGGATTATTAAACTATACTCCGATAACCAGGCAGGCGAAAGTTACTATTGAACCGACAGTTAAAGGATTGGACGTTGTTAAAATGTTTAGAAACAATACTCAGTATTATGCTATATTTACTGATTCACAGGGAAATCCTCTTAAAAACAAAGATATTCAGTTTAATATCAATGGTGTCTTTTACACTAAAACCACCAATGATAAAGGAATAGCTATGATGGGTATTAACTTAAATCCCGGCAAATATGTTATAACAGCAATTAACCTTGTTACTGGTGAGCAGTCAGGTAATAATATTACTGTAAAATCACTGATTGTTCAAAATGATTTAACTAAATACTATTTGAATGCTTCCAGATTCCAGACAACAATCTACAACAAAGACGGATCATTAGCTGCAAACAAGGAAGTAACCTTTAACATCAACGGTGTATTCTACCACAAAAAAACAGATGAAAACGGTATTGCAAGCATGGGAATCTCTTTAAGACCTGGAGAATACATAATAACCACAATGGTTGACGGATTAAGTATAGGAAACAAAGTCAATGTATTGCCGACATTAATTACTAAAAACTTAAACATGAAATACCTGGACGGAAGCAGCTTCACTGCACAAACATTAGACGGTCAAGGCAAACCAATAGCTAACCAAAACGTATCATTTAATGTAAACGGAGTATTTTACCACAAACTCACAGACAATAACGGTATTGCCAAATTAGGAATCAGACTGATGGCCGGTGAATACATCATAACTTCCTACTGGAACGACTTCCAAACAGGAAACACAATAAAAATAGAATAA